The Kordia sp. SMS9 genome window below encodes:
- a CDS encoding response regulator transcription factor, with the protein MKLKIAIAEDNHFLAKAVIEKLSFFDDFVFKFKAANGAEMVGKLEANHNIDVILMDIQMPEMDGIKATEIIKEKHPQIKIIMLTVFDDEEHIFKAIQAGADGYLLKEINAENIHKSILEVVNDGAPMSPSIALKALNLLRNPLQITENDEEIEKVKLTKRETDVLLQLSKGLNYNEIAENLFISSGTIRKHIENIYRKLQVHNKMEAVQKAKSQKLI; encoded by the coding sequence ATGAAACTCAAAATTGCCATTGCGGAAGACAACCATTTTTTAGCCAAAGCTGTGATAGAAAAATTATCTTTCTTTGACGATTTTGTATTTAAGTTTAAAGCTGCAAATGGTGCGGAAATGGTGGGAAAACTTGAGGCAAATCACAATATTGATGTCATTCTGATGGACATTCAAATGCCAGAAATGGACGGCATCAAAGCAACGGAAATCATCAAAGAAAAGCATCCGCAGATCAAAATTATCATGTTAACCGTTTTTGACGATGAAGAACATATTTTCAAGGCGATTCAAGCGGGTGCAGATGGATATTTATTGAAAGAAATCAACGCGGAAAACATTCACAAATCCATTCTGGAAGTCGTGAACGATGGTGCGCCCATGTCGCCAAGTATTGCGTTGAAAGCGTTGAATTTATTACGAAATCCGCTTCAAATCACAGAGAATGATGAAGAAATTGAAAAAGTAAAACTCACCAAACGCGAAACCGATGTGTTGTTGCAATTAAGCAAAGGATTGAATTACAACGAAATCGCAGAAAACCTATTCATCTCTTCCGGAACCATCCGCAAACACATAGAAAACATATACCGAAAACTACAAGTACACAACAAAATGGAAGCCGTACAAAAAGCAAAATCGCAAAAGCTTATTTAA
- a CDS encoding bifunctional 2-polyprenyl-6-hydroxyphenol methylase/3-demethylubiquinol 3-O-methyltransferase UbiG, whose product MKQQILAEIVGNTDIYLLDQILKGRYKPHDVLLDAGCGSGRNLQYFHESGFDFFAIDSNAEHVENLQQRYPKSAANCKVATVEELPFPDQTFDHVLCNAVLHFAKSEAHFKEMFFELVRVLKKEGSLFIRMTSDIGIEGKPTHLQNGVYFLPDASERFLLTRTVLNEILKTHQLSLLEPVKSTNVHDLRSMTTLVLSK is encoded by the coding sequence ATGAAACAACAAATTTTAGCTGAAATTGTAGGAAATACAGATATTTATCTGCTCGATCAAATTCTAAAAGGACGTTACAAACCGCATGATGTACTCTTAGATGCAGGTTGTGGAAGCGGACGAAATTTGCAGTATTTTCACGAAAGTGGTTTTGATTTTTTTGCGATAGATTCCAATGCAGAACACGTTGAAAATTTACAACAACGCTATCCAAAATCTGCTGCCAATTGTAAAGTCGCCACTGTAGAAGAGTTGCCTTTTCCTGATCAAACTTTTGATCATGTGTTGTGCAATGCGGTGTTGCATTTTGCCAAAAGTGAAGCACATTTTAAAGAAATGTTTTTTGAATTGGTACGTGTGTTGAAAAAAGAAGGAAGTTTATTTATACGAATGACTTCAGATATTGGTATTGAAGGCAAACCTACGCATTTGCAAAATGGCGTGTATTTTTTACCAGATGCATCTGAGCGTTTTCTGCTGACGCGTACAGTATTGAATGAAATCTTAAAAACACATCAACTTTCGCTATTAGAACCTGTAAAAAGCACCAACGTGCACGACTTGCGAAGTATGACGACATTGGTATTGTCAAAATAG
- a CDS encoding tetratricopeptide repeat-containing sensor histidine kinase: MKLRILTFFLLLSTLLVAQNGEVSSEEAIVLFEKYEQQSEDFNQKREFDSLQIYAEKLDKLLPKLQDSSYHYRTDLIRGSLFIRNTESDKAMNILLKATEFFKRQKDYKNYYRGRYKIGICYYYVNRREETKNIMLEVFENKQFVGEDVATSALANIGAVNIELGMQQKNKELLYDAISKLSKAISINRTQKKYTKLASNYSLLAESYNQLKEPTQALKLLDSAIYFSQKDQNTAQEGFALIKKGKLFSDKKQYVEARNMFDKAIKNYKKAKDNSGLLYGFLEKKRLLMLEENYEAASKLGDSIYNLTIQNYNERFADGISEMETKYKTAEKEREILEQRADIAEKGLLLQKRQYQIYGALALALLILILGYVVYNQQKLKNRQLIKENKLKVALKEIETQNKLQEQRLRISRDLHDNIGAQLSFIISSIDNLKYASKDTSTEFKDKLSYISEFTSATIDQLRDTIWAMNKDEISLTDLQSRTLAFIEKAKVAKQAVKFTFTNEVNSNIQFTAIEGMHLFRVIQEAINNSLKYANAKLVSVNFQEANTQLVISVKDDGDGFEKETVQLGNGLYNMQKRMDEINAYIDINSKPGNGTEIVVKYSI; this comes from the coding sequence ATGAAACTACGCATACTCACATTCTTTCTATTACTTTCTACGCTACTCGTGGCACAAAATGGGGAAGTATCTTCTGAGGAAGCAATTGTGCTATTTGAAAAATACGAACAACAAAGTGAAGATTTCAACCAAAAAAGAGAATTTGATTCATTGCAAATCTACGCTGAAAAATTAGACAAATTACTCCCAAAACTACAAGATTCATCGTACCATTACAGAACCGATTTGATTCGCGGTTCGCTGTTTATTCGCAATACAGAATCAGACAAAGCCATGAATATCTTGTTAAAAGCAACCGAATTTTTCAAACGGCAAAAAGACTACAAAAACTATTACCGCGGTCGCTATAAAATTGGCATTTGTTATTACTACGTCAATCGCCGTGAAGAAACCAAAAACATCATGTTGGAAGTCTTTGAAAACAAACAATTCGTTGGTGAAGATGTTGCCACAAGCGCGTTGGCAAATATTGGCGCGGTTAATATTGAATTGGGCATGCAGCAGAAAAACAAGGAACTTTTGTACGATGCTATTTCTAAATTGAGCAAAGCAATTTCCATCAATCGCACCCAAAAAAAGTATACCAAATTGGCGTCTAATTATAGCTTATTAGCCGAAAGTTACAACCAATTAAAAGAACCAACACAAGCACTCAAACTATTAGACAGCGCCATCTATTTTTCTCAAAAAGATCAAAATACGGCACAAGAAGGATTTGCACTCATCAAAAAAGGCAAATTATTTTCGGATAAAAAGCAATATGTGGAAGCGCGCAACATGTTTGACAAAGCCATAAAAAACTATAAAAAGGCAAAAGACAATTCGGGATTGTTATATGGTTTTTTAGAAAAAAAGCGCCTGTTAATGTTGGAAGAAAACTATGAAGCTGCCAGCAAATTGGGCGATTCAATTTACAATCTCACCATACAAAACTACAACGAACGCTTTGCGGATGGAATTTCAGAAATGGAAACCAAGTACAAAACCGCCGAAAAAGAACGTGAAATCTTAGAACAACGCGCAGACATCGCTGAAAAAGGCTTATTGCTCCAAAAACGGCAATATCAAATATACGGAGCGTTGGCGTTGGCATTGTTGATTTTAATTTTAGGATATGTAGTGTACAATCAGCAGAAATTAAAAAACCGACAATTAATCAAAGAAAACAAACTAAAAGTTGCGCTAAAAGAAATAGAAACCCAAAACAAATTGCAGGAACAGCGTTTGCGAATTTCGCGCGATTTACACGATAATATTGGCGCGCAATTGTCGTTCATCATTTCGTCGATTGACAACTTAAAATACGCTTCCAAAGATACTTCAACGGAGTTCAAAGACAAGTTGAGTTACATCAGTGAATTCACATCTGCCACCATTGATCAATTGCGCGATACGATTTGGGCAATGAACAAAGACGAAATTTCACTAACTGATTTACAAAGCAGAACCTTGGCTTTTATTGAAAAAGCGAAAGTTGCAAAGCAAGCTGTAAAATTTACCTTTACCAATGAAGTGAATTCGAATATTCAATTTACGGCAATAGAAGGCATGCACTTGTTCAGAGTCATTCAAGAAGCGATCAACAATTCGCTCAAATATGCCAATGCGAAATTGGTTTCGGTCAACTTTCAAGAAGCGAATACACAACTTGTAATTTCTGTAAAAGACGATGGTGACGGATTTGAAAAAGAAACGGTGCAACTCGGAAACGGATTGTACAACATGCAAAAACGCATGGACGAAATCAATGCGTATATTGACATCAATTCAAAACCAGGAAACGGAACGGAGATTGTAGTGAAATATAGTATTTAG
- a CDS encoding YeeE/YedE family protein — protein MNWIYEPWPWYVSGFMIALIMFLLILVGKNFGMSSNLRTMCSMCGAGNKADFFRFDWKAQRWNLTVVVGAIIGGFIAHEFLTVSDAVAINPKTVADLQALGFESAGTAYLPETLFSLDVFADVKNLSLLIIGGFLVGFGARYAGGCTSGHAISGLSNLQLPSLLAVIGFFIGGLLMIHFIFPLLF, from the coding sequence ATGAATTGGATATACGAACCTTGGCCTTGGTACGTTTCAGGTTTTATGATTGCTTTGATTATGTTTTTGCTGATCCTCGTTGGAAAAAACTTTGGAATGTCGAGCAACTTGCGTACGATGTGTAGTATGTGCGGCGCTGGAAATAAGGCTGATTTTTTTCGTTTTGATTGGAAAGCACAGCGTTGGAATTTAACAGTAGTTGTAGGAGCGATTATTGGTGGATTTATTGCTCATGAATTCCTAACAGTAAGTGATGCGGTGGCGATCAATCCAAAAACGGTTGCAGATTTACAAGCGTTGGGATTTGAAAGTGCAGGAACAGCTTATTTACCCGAAACGTTATTTTCTTTGGATGTTTTTGCTGATGTAAAAAACCTTTCATTATTGATTATTGGCGGATTTTTAGTCGGTTTTGGCGCACGGTATGCGGGCGGATGCACTTCTGGACATGCCATTTCAGGATTGAGTAATTTACAATTGCCTTCACTCCTTGCTGTCATTGGCTTCTTTATTGGCGGTTTACTTATGATTCACTTTATTTTCCCTTTACTTTTTTAA
- a CDS encoding YeeE/YedE family protein translates to MRTLTYLLIGIVFGITMFKSEAASWFRIYEMFKFESFHMYGIIGVAVVLGVIGTFVIKRFDIKSFYGERIHFFPKQRKFKRYIFGGILFGFGWALAGACPGPMFTLLGAGFLPILVVIVAALLGTFVYGLLKDKLPH, encoded by the coding sequence ATGAGAACACTTACATATTTATTAATCGGAATTGTATTCGGAATTACCATGTTTAAGTCGGAAGCTGCTTCGTGGTTTCGCATTTATGAAATGTTCAAGTTTGAATCGTTTCACATGTACGGAATTATTGGTGTTGCTGTCGTTTTGGGCGTTATAGGTACATTTGTAATTAAACGCTTTGATATCAAATCATTTTACGGAGAGAGAATTCACTTCTTCCCGAAACAAAGAAAGTTTAAGCGCTATATCTTTGGTGGAATTTTATTCGGATTCGGTTGGGCATTGGCTGGTGCATGTCCTGGACCAATGTTTACCTTGTTAGGCGCAGGATTTTTGCCAATTTTAGTGGTGATTGTTGCAGCATTGTTGGGAACGTTTGTGTATGGTTTGTTGAAAGATAAGTTGCCGCATTAG